The Ziziphus jujuba cultivar Dongzao chromosome 1, ASM3175591v1 genome segment TCCATTgtcaaaaattcatttttaattctGAAGAACAGTACAACCTTTCCTTTTATAGCCTTTGAATGGTTTATAGTATTACCAAATGACAGTGTTATAAGTTGAAGCTTGAGTATACTGCTATATACTGCTAAATGAGTATCCTTGAAAGCAGCTCTGGCACCTGAAACATTACATTCTTTCTATTTTCTGTAAACATGCACTTGCTTTGCTACGTTTTATATTAGGTCAACTTGATTATAACTTAGAATGCATGAGGTTGATGGCATGAAACATGTTATAGTTGGTACAAGcaagcataaatatatatatatatatatatacacaagtaTATAATTCCATCAGTTTCCCTGTGTTCagattttttccccttttccaATATACATTGTCCGTAGAATTCTTTATTAATTGCTCATCACTCATCCTAATTGCCGGTGCTTCCATTTAGGAAGAAGAAATTAACAAATCATTGGAGGAACTTTATACGTCCTGTAATGTGGCGCTGCAAATGGATGGAATTGAGAATTAAGGAACTTGAGTCGCAAGCATTAAGATATTCTAGAGAGCTTGCAGAATCTGACCAGGGAAAGCATTCAGGAATTGATCAGTTTACTGTACAAGAATTTGGTTCCAAATCATTGCCATTTGCCAgtcaatataaaagaaaaagggctATGAAGAGGATGAAGCGGAAGAGAGTTGAAGAGACAACTGATATAACATCATACATGTCACATCATAACTTTTTCTCCTACCTTGGTAAGACCTGCGTCTTGGTTTTACTCTTCTTGATATCCCCCATCTCTTAAAGAAACCATATTCAAGCGTATGCTTGACTTAAGTTTGTGCTATATTGCAGAAAATAAGAGGACTGATCCAGAAACTGCTTCTGTCGCCGATGATTTTGGTAACACAGGTAACGTCTTTCTGTGTTGATTCTTCTTCTGAAAAGATTTGCATGGTATGTCCAGCTACTGAGTTCTACAAAATGCAATCAAGCAtttgaaaaagtgaaaaattgtCTTTTAGGTATCATGTTTGGAAATCTATAAGTATCCTGTTTGTAATCATTTGGTACAACTggcttacatatatatttagctCATTAATATATTATAGGACAGtacgtatattttatttttggctctAAATGCACCCTTATTTATTATGGGACAGTAACAACGGACCAAAATGCTGAGTGTAATGAAAAAGTTGGCAGCGGTGATGACTGGACAACTCTCGAGTTCAGAGATGGTGATAATTCCCTGGAGCAGGTCCTTTGGAAGATCGAGACAGTACATACTTGGGTTCACAAACTCAAGAGTCAAATTGACATGGTGATGTCAAAAAATGCTGCTAAGTTCTCTTCCTCAGAAAACTTGAGCCTTCTTGCACCTTTTGATGTGCAGACCAGCTCTGCCCATAGTCCAGCATTCTCTGCTGGAAATGGGGACGCAATATCTGCGGGGGCTATATATGCTCCAACTGGAGGCATACCAGAATATGATCTTGGTGATCTGGTTATGCCTGAAAGCGTAGTTTCCAGTTTTGGGGAGGCTATCTCTGTTCCTGATATTATTGAAAGCACTGTAGGACTGTTGTCTGCTGCTGATGTCACCCTTCACCAGCCACAATTTGGTGATTCAAGTGAAGATGTAAGCATTCCAACCTGATGTAATAATTGCTGTGTCATACCAAATTATTATCTACTCTTtccagagttttttttttttttttttactttccttttctaGTGCTTGCTGAAATATGTATTTTCATCACCTGTGATACGGCCTCATCACAATCTTTTTCCCGTgtcatttcaaaatttataaatagaggTTCTGCTATGTAACTTTCTTGTGCTATATCAAATTTTCTAGGCAGGTTTAGCGCCTGAAATCTCCTTCTACCTTTACTTGGAGAGTCATATTCATGCTTTCGCTGGGTTCCATCTTTAGTTCTATTTAAATATTGGTTCTTGACACGTTATATCTTCATTCAAAGCTCCTCCATTCGCATTTATCTTTCCAGTAGTGAtcatattaacattttttttttttttttttttttgtaatattaaaatgtatGTGATGTTTTGACTATTATAGGGGCGTTACACGTTAGAAAACGGTAATATAGAGATTTCATTAACTGCTATTCTCTATATGTGTCGCAAGCCCACCTGTTCCTTATAAATCGCGTCAAAACCCCATTTATTATGCTTACTCGGTTTGGCATTTTATAATATGCAGATTGTGGACAATATCCTGTTGCATGATGAGGCAGCTGAAACAGAGAAACCCGCTTTCCAAAGCACAAGTAAGCAACCTCCTGAAGAGAAGCATAAGGAACCAGAGACTTGTGATCTAGAGGGTACCAATCCTTGTCCAATTCCATCATCAGAACCTGATACTACGGTGAAAACTGTTGTTTCCCAAGAGCAATCAGCTCTGCAATCATGTCTAGCATCTGATGTACATTTCCCTAGGAACAAGAGAAAACGAGGGGAACGCAAAGCTGGTTCAGTTGTATGGAGCAAGAGATGCTCTGGTGAACCAGATAGCCAATGAGTTCAAAAAGTTCCTCAACGTGTAGTCTTGTACTGTCTTGGGAAATCCAAggaaacataatttttattctttttcttcaccAAGTTAGACCAAAATGGCTGTTTGCCGTAGCATGCTTGTGTATATATGTAGCAGTATTGACATTGAAATGGGGTCCAAATTTGGCAAACTATAAGTTTATGCGGTGGTTTCCACTTGTGCCACATACTGACCGTGACCGTAGCAAATCTTAGATGTAAAGTTATGCAGTGTCTAATCTAGTGTCAGTATCAAAGCCTCATGGTCATGAATTTGTAGTGTAGCATCTGACAAACAACTGATACGTAGAGTTGACTTTCCAGAGTCGTTGATTGGTTACAGTTGTATAATGGTGGCTGTCTGAAAAATCAGTCATATTGCTGTGTTAGTGAAAGAGTGTTTGTTATTTGACCAGCTCCAATTCCTTAGTTCCAGACAAACTATGTCGCTATTTTAAAGCCATCCTTTGTCATTTGAAGGAACGGTGAACTTCTAAAGTTGGCTATAAAGGACAAAACAAATGCAAAGTCctgatattttttttcccccaagtGATGGAACTTTTGCAGAAACCAAtctaaaataagataaaaataccAGCAAACTGGGTGGGAAATTTCAtctactttgttttctttttcgtgTGATTTTTAATTTGGGTCAGAATTCTGCAGCTGAGCTGCCAAAGTTCGGGAAGGTCaggaagggagaaaaaaaaaaaaaaaaaaaaagagggggggTAAGATTAGAAAGGCAGGGAAGATCGGGTATCCACTGAGTTTGTTTTCCATGCTATACATTTCTacagtatttatttattcacccacaaattattacccaaaaaccAATATCTTTGGATCCTTGTGAGCTGTgatgaaaaggaaagaaaagaaaaatactaaaatgatgattggaaatataaaaataaaaatggaactAAAAAACTGGTTGATATACAATAATAATGCCTGCCTGAATTGAGGCATTGGCTGGGATGATTTTTGCTTTGCAATACTTGATAGGTGTCAGAGCTTGCACGTGTTGTCATCTCTACGGATCTGAAGTAGCAATTCTGACTCCAATTTGATGATGTGCTCGGCAGTAACCGAATCATAAAGAAAGGTTAGAGAGACTGGTGAGTTcttaggaaaaacaaaaacaaagaaatttccTTGATATTGAAGGCTGATTAGGGGGGCCAAAATTTGGGCTTTATAGCCATAGGCAAATATTTTTCTCACCAAAAAATTCCCAACAAAATTCGGGCAACCCATATGTCATGGAATCATGGAATTTGAACTTAAAATCACTGGCCAAGAGATTCTAGTATGTGTTTTGCAGTCAAGGTAAAATGTGTCTTTCatttacataatattattatgtctaATTGATCTAAAATTGAGGGGAGGCACATAAAGTTAATAGTCACAGTATCACTGTCCTTTTCCTCCTTTTATTGGAAGCTCTTCATTCCAATCCAAAGTAGACAACATGATTTCTATGGTCTACAATGTATAAAAAGCAAAAGATGACCGAAAACCCTGCCATccttttgacccaaaaaaaaggcATTTTCTAAAATTGTGTTTACATCCCTTACTAActtaccttttctttttaatttttttttcctttcttttattttattttattttccctttcttttattttattttttttttccttttttcccccCCAGTAAACCCTCTTAATTGATAGTTGgttatcaaaattaattttaggttCCTGCTCTATGTGTGCTGCAAGAGTTACATGGTTTGGTTTAATACCAGTCCCTTTCAAATTGTTTACCATAACATTTTTCCAATCCTTTAAGCGGAATAAAGGAAAAACCCAGAAATCCAGCTTGCTAAAATATCTAATGGGAAAGGACCATATAACTTTTctgtagaaaatatataatatatataatgtataataCATAAAGCTTTGAGCAGTATTAAATAAATGGGGAAATCCCAAATCCAACATCTCCAATCATCATGTCTTTTTCTCTTTGCAGCAGCTTTTGGGGTTCTGGATATAACACCACCCACAGAAATGAATCATGATGCCATCCATTggcaaattatttataaacagACTGGATCTTATGTATGCCATCACCTTGGACCATTTTACTCTTCTTTTGAGGACTTTtatgtaaatttctttttttttttttccgacgTCAAATATAGCAAAGTTCTGCATTGTTATATAACTAAATGGGTTTTCTTTTATCAGAAGTTGAGTAATGTACATGAATACAAAGGCATACTGATATTATGAGCTCCAGCTTGGTAACcaaattaacattaaaaaaagaaaaaagaaaagggaagtgTTTGTTTGGTAGGGTTGAGAAATGAAGGTGGCCAAAAGATGAGGTTTACTTTCACCCTCTTATGATTCTGCTGTACCACAAAGGCAGGCCAGGCATGTCTTAACATATTAATGCCCTAACTATCTTCCATGCTAACAATCATAGACATCAAGGAAACTAAACATGATTACAAGCGTCTAGATACTTTCTATGCCTTAGAAAGTAaagaattagataaaaaaactTTCCACATAAAAGTCATCAAGGGGTATTTCTGTAATTGCAAGTAATAAAGCTAGCTAGCCTCAATTTTACTTTgcctttg includes the following:
- the LOC107407061 gene encoding uncharacterized protein LOC107407061, which gives rise to MVPAQPLMEDIDPDRKPHLGSEIVPDKDSNRSFVPKSDTKGLSCISKREDATIKMEVLMNEENKSLSFLEDVDVDIIERRNNSGIRLAEAEDPDATENSSSFGNTVSDTENCSGFSEGEVESHFFGDNNVFDAFSNVFQMRKKKLTNHWRNFIRPVMWRCKWMELRIKELESQALRYSRELAESDQGKHSGIDQFTVQEFGSKSLPFASQYKRKRAMKRMKRKRVEETTDITSYMSHHNFFSYLENKRTDPETASVADDFGNTVTTDQNAECNEKVGSGDDWTTLEFRDGDNSLEQVLWKIETVHTWVHKLKSQIDMVMSKNAAKFSSSENLSLLAPFDVQTSSAHSPAFSAGNGDAISAGAIYAPTGGIPEYDLGDLVMPESVVSSFGEAISVPDIIESTVGLLSAADVTLHQPQFGDSSEDIVDNILLHDEAAETEKPAFQSTSKQPPEEKHKEPETCDLEGTNPCPIPSSEPDTTVKTVVSQEQSALQSCLASDVHFPRNKRKRGERKAGSVVWSKRCSGEPDSQ